A single region of the Bacteroides luhongzhouii genome encodes:
- a CDS encoding DUF7689 domain-containing protein, whose product MRHLAVVFVLLCIFACSSEEVVSTVEESVKPANEVAMQTVNLLDSLEIMDYIYSIIGPMAKTRSNLPEGGYIFPDNCFAYSLGFDNKWIEFSTWDQVRYGYENASSVYHAAYDYMKGATLISGYYPVVWGWGNTPLHASLGGTPHCEAPYSKMGRMWLLWHLVSVFSNGMYGVPVETYGTVSPTRSLSEMDANAMKKISEDIHENIIFSPDELMMIARKVKICREGSRFESLFNEWKEAWHYSLSNNTATTRNLPQYADLKAMGKEIIPLLIEKMVTEEDNFFAIRLYEDLQDNPNLIIRYANDDPHQLEGLQQTTKKTIKKWLEYNSN is encoded by the coding sequence ATGAGGCACTTAGCTGTAGTATTCGTTCTGTTGTGTATTTTTGCTTGTAGTAGCGAAGAGGTTGTAAGTACCGTTGAGGAATCTGTAAAGCCGGCTAATGAGGTGGCTATGCAAACTGTCAATTTGCTTGATAGCCTTGAAATTATGGATTATATTTATAGCATTATTGGTCCGATGGCTAAGACACGATCAAATCTACCAGAGGGAGGGTATATTTTTCCTGATAATTGTTTTGCCTATTCGTTGGGGTTTGATAATAAGTGGATAGAGTTTAGTACTTGGGATCAAGTAAGATATGGATATGAAAATGCGAGTTCCGTGTATCATGCCGCTTATGATTACATGAAAGGGGCAACCTTAATATCAGGATACTATCCTGTAGTTTGGGGTTGGGGAAATACCCCTCTGCATGCATCCCTTGGAGGTACTCCCCATTGTGAGGCACCTTATTCTAAGATGGGGCGTATGTGGTTATTGTGGCACCTTGTAAGTGTGTTTTCTAATGGAATGTATGGAGTTCCTGTGGAAACCTATGGTACGGTTTCTCCTACCCGTAGTCTAAGTGAAATGGATGCTAATGCAATGAAAAAAATAAGTGAGGATATTCACGAAAATATAATCTTCTCACCGGATGAGTTGATGATGATTGCTAGAAAAGTAAAAATATGTAGAGAAGGTTCAAGGTTTGAATCTCTGTTTAATGAATGGAAGGAAGCATGGCATTACTCGCTTAGTAATAACACTGCTACTACAAGAAATTTACCTCAATATGCCGATTTAAAGGCTATGGGAAAAGAAATCATTCCATTATTGATTGAGAAGATGGTAACAGAAGAGGATAATTTCTTTGCAATAAGATTGTATGAAGATCTACAAGATAATCCTAATCTGATAATACGATATGCGAACGATGATCCACATCAACTTGAAGGATTACAACAAACAACCAAAAAAACTATAAAAAAGTGGTTAGAATATAATTCCAATTAA
- a CDS encoding aldo/keto reductase → MENSFSYQPVAGRYERMPYKYCGKSGLQLPLISLGLWHNFGSVDNFDVATDMIKYAFDHGITHFDLANNYGPVPGSAEINFGRILRENFQGYRDEMIISSKAGHDMWAGPYGGNSSRKNLMASIDQSLRRTGLEYFDIFYSHRYDGITPVEETIQTLIDIVKQGKALYIGISKYPPEQARIAYEMMAKAGVPCLISQYRYNMFDRAVEAETLPLAAEFGSGFIAFSPLAQGLLTDKYLNGIPEGSRAARSSGFLQLSQVTPEKVEAARRLNEIALRRGQTLAEMALAWVLKDERMTSVIVGASSVNQLTDNLKALEYLEFTADELKEIEQILPE, encoded by the coding sequence ATGGAAAACTCTTTCAGTTATCAGCCGGTAGCCGGACGCTACGAACGGATGCCTTATAAATATTGTGGTAAGAGCGGCTTGCAGTTACCTTTAATCTCTTTGGGATTGTGGCACAACTTCGGTAGTGTGGACAATTTCGATGTAGCAACCGACATGATTAAGTATGCTTTCGATCACGGTATTACTCATTTCGATCTGGCAAACAACTATGGTCCTGTTCCCGGAAGTGCCGAAATTAATTTCGGACGAATCTTGCGAGAGAACTTCCAAGGTTATCGGGATGAAATGATCATCTCTTCCAAAGCTGGTCATGACATGTGGGCTGGTCCTTATGGTGGAAATAGCTCCCGTAAGAATCTGATGGCGAGCATTGACCAAAGTCTCCGTCGGACAGGATTGGAGTATTTTGATATCTTTTATAGCCATCGTTATGATGGAATTACTCCGGTCGAAGAAACCATTCAGACATTGATTGATATCGTGAAACAAGGGAAAGCGCTGTATATCGGAATCTCTAAATATCCCCCCGAACAAGCACGTATTGCCTATGAAATGATGGCGAAAGCCGGTGTTCCCTGTCTCATCAGCCAGTATCGGTATAATATGTTTGACCGTGCAGTGGAGGCGGAAACACTTCCATTGGCAGCCGAGTTTGGTTCCGGTTTTATTGCCTTTTCTCCTTTGGCGCAAGGACTGTTGACAGATAAATACCTGAATGGTATTCCGGAGGGCTCTCGTGCTGCACGTTCCTCGGGTTTTCTTCAGCTTTCGCAAGTGACGCCTGAAAAGGTAGAGGCAGCCCGCCGGTTGAATGAAATAGCTCTCCGACGTGGACAAACACTCGCTGAAATGGCACTAGCATGGGTGCTGAAAGACGAACGGATGACTTCGGTGATTGTAGGCGCAAGCTCTGTCAACCAGTTGACCGACAATTTGAAAGCGCTGGAATATTTGGAGTTCACGGCAGACGAATTGAAAGAGATCGAACAGATTTTACCTGAATAA
- a CDS encoding MBOAT family O-acyltransferase — MFPIDIDFSRLKEILTYDPQAPMIFSSGIFLWLFAAFMVVYVLLQRKYTARILFVTLFSYYFYYKSSGTYFFLLAIVTVADFFLAQLMDRSEGYWKRKGLVALSLGINLGLLVYFKYTNFLGGVIASLMGGEFTALDIFLPVGISFFTFQSLSYTIDVYRRDIKPLTNLLDYAFYVSFFPQLVAGPIVRARDFIPQIRKPLFVSQEMFGRGIFLIVSGLFKKAIISDYISINFVERIFDNPTLYSGVENLMGVYGYALQIYCDFSGYSDMAIGIALLLGFHFNLNFNSPYKSASITEFWRRWHISLSSWLRDYLYISLGGNRKGKFRQYLNLIITMFLGGLWHGASWNFVLWGTFHGVALALHKMWMSVTGRKKGEESHGWRRVFGVIITFHFVCFCWIFFRNADFQNSMDMLGQIFTTFRPQLFPQLLEGYWKVFALMLLGFLLHFAPDSWENAVCRGVIRLPFVGKAVLMVALIYLVIQMKSSEIQPFIYFQF; from the coding sequence ATGTTTCCCATTGATATAGATTTCAGTAGACTGAAAGAGATACTTACCTACGATCCGCAGGCGCCAATGATATTCAGCAGCGGTATCTTCCTTTGGTTGTTCGCTGCTTTCATGGTAGTGTATGTGTTGCTGCAACGCAAATACACTGCCCGTATCTTGTTTGTCACCCTCTTTTCCTATTATTTTTACTATAAGAGTAGTGGCACCTATTTTTTCCTGCTTGCCATAGTTACCGTTGCCGACTTTTTCCTTGCGCAGCTAATGGACCGTTCAGAGGGCTATTGGAAACGTAAAGGATTGGTTGCTTTGAGTTTGGGTATCAATTTAGGACTTCTTGTCTATTTCAAATATACCAATTTCCTGGGTGGAGTGATTGCGTCATTGATGGGAGGAGAATTTACCGCTCTCGATATATTCCTGCCGGTCGGTATCTCCTTTTTCACTTTCCAATCGTTAAGCTACACCATTGATGTTTACCGAAGAGACATAAAACCATTGACCAATCTTTTGGATTATGCCTTTTACGTATCTTTCTTCCCTCAGTTGGTGGCAGGACCTATTGTGCGTGCCCGCGACTTTATTCCGCAAATCCGGAAACCCTTATTTGTCTCGCAGGAAATGTTCGGACGCGGAATCTTTCTGATCGTTTCCGGTCTTTTCAAGAAAGCCATCATATCCGATTATATCAGTATCAACTTTGTAGAACGTATTTTTGACAATCCCACTCTCTATTCCGGTGTTGAAAATCTGATGGGAGTCTATGGTTATGCTCTGCAGATTTACTGTGACTTTTCCGGATATAGCGACATGGCTATCGGCATCGCCTTATTGTTAGGTTTCCATTTCAATCTCAACTTTAATTCACCTTATAAGTCTGCCTCTATTACGGAATTTTGGCGCCGTTGGCACATCTCTTTATCCAGTTGGTTGCGAGATTATCTGTATATCTCTTTAGGTGGAAACCGGAAAGGCAAGTTCCGTCAATACCTGAATCTCATCATTACCATGTTCTTGGGTGGATTGTGGCATGGCGCCTCCTGGAATTTTGTACTTTGGGGAACTTTTCATGGAGTAGCTTTGGCATTACATAAAATGTGGATGTCTGTCACCGGTCGCAAGAAAGGGGAGGAAAGTCACGGTTGGCGACGTGTGTTTGGAGTGATTATTACTTTCCATTTTGTCTGTTTCTGTTGGATTTTCTTCCGTAATGCTGATTTTCAGAACTCAATGGATATGTTGGGGCAGATATTCACTACTTTCCGTCCGCAACTGTTCCCGCAATTACTCGAAGGCTATTGGAAAGTATTTGCATTGATGTTACTTGGCTTCTTGCTTCATTTTGCTCCCGATAGTTGGGAAAATGCAGTTTGTCGAGGAGTAATTCGTCTGCCGTTCGTAGGAAAAGCAGTATTGATGGTAGCTTTGATTTACCTGGTTATTCAGATGAAGAGTTCGGAGATTCAGCCGTTTATTTATTTCCAGTTCTGA
- a CDS encoding SGNH/GDSL hydrolase family protein yields the protein MVRNNTTGGVLMNKNNLQSIFIFIFVAMLSVSCFLAEAIAQDRMPVCPPPGKTAKLIKPLREMNKAKDTITVQIAFPSAFRETGRNEIIDSIALLAPVFEHLRQVHAGLSEDTVRIVHIGDSHVRGHIYPQTTGTRLTEAFGAISYIDKGVNGATCLTFTHPDRIAEIAALKPELLILSFGTNESHNRRYNINAHYNQMDELVKLLRDSLPNVPILLTTPPGSYESFRQRRRRRTYAINPRTATAAETIRRYAKDHRLLVWDMYDVVGGKRRACTNWTEANLMRPDHVHYLPEGYILQGNLLYQALIKAYNDYVSH from the coding sequence ATGGTAAGGAACAATACGACAGGAGGCGTGCTTATGAACAAGAATAATCTGCAGTCTATCTTTATTTTTATTTTCGTCGCTATGTTGAGTGTTTCTTGTTTCCTTGCAGAAGCAATCGCACAAGACCGCATGCCTGTATGCCCCCCACCGGGAAAGACTGCCAAGTTGATAAAACCTTTGCGGGAAATGAACAAGGCAAAAGATACGATCACCGTACAGATAGCCTTTCCTTCAGCTTTCCGCGAAACCGGCCGGAATGAGATTATTGACAGTATTGCTCTGCTGGCTCCCGTCTTTGAACATCTCCGCCAGGTGCATGCCGGACTCTCCGAAGATACAGTCCGTATCGTTCATATTGGCGATAGTCATGTACGCGGACATATCTACCCTCAAACCACCGGTACTCGTTTGACAGAAGCTTTCGGTGCTATTTCTTATATTGATAAAGGCGTCAACGGAGCGACTTGCCTTACATTTACCCATCCGGATCGTATTGCTGAAATCGCCGCCTTGAAGCCCGAACTGCTGATTCTCTCTTTCGGAACCAATGAAAGCCATAATCGGCGTTATAATATAAATGCGCACTACAATCAGATGGATGAACTGGTGAAACTGTTGCGCGACAGTCTTCCCAACGTACCAATTCTTCTGACTACCCCTCCCGGTTCTTATGAAAGTTTCCGGCAACGAAGGCGCAGACGCACGTATGCCATCAATCCACGTACAGCAACAGCGGCGGAAACTATTCGCCGTTATGCAAAAGACCATCGTCTGCTCGTGTGGGATATGTATGATGTAGTCGGAGGAAAGCGCCGTGCCTGTACAAACTGGACGGAAGCCAACCTGATGCGTCCCGATCATGTACATTATTTACCTGAAGGATACATCCTGCAAGGAAATTTATTATACCAAGCACTTATCAAAGCATATAATGACTATGTTTCCCATTGA
- a CDS encoding SGNH/GDSL hydrolase family protein, which yields MEIIKNYLKYSLWFVLIVLAALLGLHWLPVLTIDGHTMRRVDLLSDLRYPESETAAADSDSIPLPPVVKPAFVDTCRTGMTCIEDYSDSTLRGMAPFYEALNRISSSDSDDSDDKQVRIAVFGDSFIEADIFTADLREMLQKQFGGCGVGFVTITSMTSGYRPTVRHTFGGWSSHAVTDSVYFDKKKQGISGHYFVPRNGAYVELRGQNKYASLLDTCQRASIFFYNKDSVLLSARVNKGENKNYSLGPSDGLQQIQVGGRIGSIRWTVDRADSTLFYGLAMDGKKGIILDNFSLRGSSGLSLRGIPSQMLKQFNRQRPYDLIILEYGLNVATERGRNYDNYHKGLLTAIEHLKECFPQAGILLLSVGDRDYKNDNGELRTMPGVKNLIRYQQNIAAESNIAFWNMFEAMGGEGSMAKLVHAKPSMANYDYTHINFRGGKHLAGLLYETMIYGKEQYDRRRAYEQE from the coding sequence ATGGAGATAATAAAGAATTATTTGAAATATTCGTTGTGGTTCGTACTGATTGTATTGGCAGCCTTACTCGGGCTTCATTGGCTTCCGGTACTGACTATTGACGGGCACACGATGAGGCGTGTAGACCTTTTGAGCGACCTTCGTTATCCGGAGTCGGAGACTGCCGCAGCTGATTCGGACAGCATCCCTTTGCCTCCGGTTGTAAAGCCGGCCTTTGTAGATACCTGTCGTACAGGTATGACTTGTATTGAAGATTACAGTGATTCCACTCTTCGGGGGATGGCTCCTTTTTATGAAGCACTCAATCGTATCTCTTCCAGTGATTCAGATGACTCCGATGACAAACAGGTACGTATTGCCGTATTCGGAGACTCCTTTATCGAAGCGGATATCTTTACCGCCGACTTACGCGAAATGCTTCAGAAACAATTCGGCGGTTGTGGCGTAGGTTTTGTTACTATCACTTCCATGACAAGCGGTTACCGTCCTACGGTGCGACATACGTTTGGCGGATGGTCCAGTCATGCAGTAACAGACAGCGTCTATTTCGATAAGAAGAAACAAGGCATATCCGGTCACTATTTCGTTCCCCGGAATGGAGCTTATGTAGAACTGCGCGGACAAAATAAATATGCCTCCCTGCTCGATACTTGTCAGCGGGCCTCCATCTTCTTTTATAACAAGGATTCTGTTCTTCTTTCTGCTCGTGTGAACAAAGGAGAAAACAAGAATTATTCATTAGGTCCTTCCGATGGATTGCAGCAAATTCAGGTAGGCGGGCGTATCGGCTCTATCCGTTGGACAGTAGACCGTGCAGACTCTACATTGTTCTATGGTTTAGCAATGGATGGAAAAAAAGGAATCATTCTCGACAACTTCTCGTTGCGTGGCAGTTCCGGTCTTTCTCTGCGCGGCATTCCTTCACAGATGTTGAAACAGTTTAACCGTCAACGTCCTTACGACCTCATTATCCTCGAATATGGTTTGAATGTAGCTACCGAACGGGGGCGCAATTATGATAACTATCACAAAGGATTGCTTACGGCTATCGAGCATTTGAAAGAATGTTTCCCACAAGCAGGAATCCTGTTGTTGAGCGTCGGTGACCGTGATTATAAAAACGATAATGGCGAACTTCGTACCATGCCCGGTGTGAAGAATCTGATTCGTTATCAGCAGAACATTGCAGCCGAAAGCAATATTGCCTTTTGGAATATGTTTGAAGCAATGGGCGGAGAAGGCAGCATGGCAAAACTGGTACATGCCAAACCTTCTATGGCAAATTACGATTATACACATATAAATTTCCGTGGTGGCAAGCATTTGGCGGGACTACTTTATGAAACGATGATTTATGGTAAGGAACAATACGACAGGAGGCGTGCTTATGAACAAGAATAA
- a CDS encoding PG0541 family transporter-associated protein, protein MKSVLITFDQAYYERIMALLDRLGCRGFTYLEKVQGRGSKTGDPHFGSHAWPSMCSAILTVVDDSKVDPLLDTLHKMDLETEQLGLRAFVWNIERTI, encoded by the coding sequence ATGAAATCAGTATTGATAACATTCGATCAGGCTTATTACGAACGAATCATGGCGTTGCTCGACCGTTTGGGATGCCGTGGTTTTACATACCTCGAAAAAGTGCAGGGACGTGGTTCGAAAACAGGCGATCCGCATTTCGGAAGCCATGCCTGGCCAAGTATGTGCTCGGCTATCCTGACGGTAGTAGACGATAGCAAAGTCGATCCGTTGCTGGACACTTTGCATAAGATGGACTTGGAAACCGAACAATTAGGCTTGCGGGCATTTGTGTGGAACATTGAACGGACTATCTAA
- a CDS encoding efflux RND transporter permease subunit yields MSLYEGAVKKPIMTSLCFLAVVIFGLFSLSKLPIDLYPDIDTNTIMVMTAYPGASASDIENNVTRPLENTLNAVSNLKHITSRSSENMSLITLEFEFGNDIDVLTNDVRDKLDMVSSQLPDDVENPIIFKFSTDMIPIVLLSVQANESQSALYKILDDRVVNPLARIPGVGTVSISGAPQREIQVYCDPNKLEAYHLTIETISSIIGAENKNIPGGNFDIGSETYALRVEGEFDDSRQLADVVVGTHNGANVFLRDVAQIVDTVEERAQETYNNGVQGAMIVVQKQSGANSVEISKKVADALPRLQKNLPSDVKIGVIVDTSENILNTIDSLTETVAYALLFVVIVVFLFLGRWRATLIICITIPLSLIASFIYLAISGNTINIISLSSLSIAIGMVVDDAIVVLENVTTHIERGSDPKQAAVHGTNEVAISVIASTLTMIAVFFPLTMVSGMSGVLFKQLGWMMCAIMFISTVAALSLTPMLCSQLLRLQKKPSKMFKLFFTPIEKVLDGLDTWYAKMLNWAVRHRPIVIVGCIAFFVVSLLCAKGIGTEFFPAQDNARIAVQLELPIGTRKEIAQELSQKLTNQWLTKYKDIMKVCNYTVGQADSDNTWASMQDNGSHIISFNISLVDPGDRDITLEAVCDEMREDLKAYPEFSKAQVILGGSNTGMSAQASADFEVYGYDMTVTDSVAARLKRELLKVKGVTEVNISRSDYQPEYQVDFDREKLAMHGLNLSTAGNYLRNRVNGAVASKYREDGDEYDIKVRYAPEFRTSLESLENILIYNAQGQPVRVKDVGKVVERFAPPTIERKDRERIVTVSAVISGAPLGDVVAAGNKVIDKMDLPGDVTIQISGSYEDQQDSFRDLGTLAILIVVLVFIVMAAQFESLTYPFIIMFSLPFAFSGVLMALFFTNSTLSVMSLLGGIMLIGIVVKNGIVLIDYITLCRERGLAVLNSVVTAGKSRLRPVLMTTATTVLGMIPMAIGGGQGSEMWSPMAIAVIGGLTISTVLTLILIPTLYCVFAGTGIKNRRRKLRRQRELDVYFQANKDNIIKK; encoded by the coding sequence ATGAGTTTATACGAAGGTGCGGTTAAGAAACCGATTATGACCTCCCTCTGCTTCCTGGCAGTGGTGATTTTTGGTCTTTTCTCTTTGTCGAAGTTACCTATCGACTTGTATCCGGATATTGACACGAATACAATCATGGTAATGACCGCTTATCCCGGAGCAAGTGCTTCGGATATAGAAAATAATGTGACTCGCCCGCTCGAAAATACGTTGAACGCGGTGAGTAACCTGAAACATATTACCTCCCGTTCTTCCGAGAATATGTCATTGATTACATTGGAGTTCGAGTTTGGTAACGATATTGACGTTCTGACCAATGATGTACGTGATAAACTCGACATGGTAAGTTCGCAGCTTCCCGATGATGTCGAGAATCCGATCATCTTCAAATTTAGTACGGACATGATTCCGATTGTGCTGCTTTCCGTACAGGCTAATGAGAGTCAGTCAGCACTTTATAAGATATTGGACGACCGTGTGGTAAATCCGCTGGCGCGTATTCCGGGAGTCGGAACCGTGTCTATCAGTGGTGCGCCGCAACGTGAGATTCAGGTATATTGCGATCCCAATAAACTGGAAGCCTATCACCTGACCATCGAAACTATCAGTTCCATCATCGGTGCCGAGAACAAAAACATCCCCGGTGGTAACTTCGATATCGGTAGTGAAACCTATGCATTGCGTGTAGAAGGTGAGTTCGATGATTCCCGCCAATTGGCAGACGTAGTGGTAGGTACGCATAATGGGGCAAATGTCTTTCTGCGTGATGTAGCCCAAATCGTTGATACCGTGGAAGAACGCGCGCAGGAAACCTATAACAATGGTGTGCAAGGTGCTATGATTGTTGTTCAGAAACAGTCGGGAGCCAATTCGGTAGAAATCTCCAAGAAAGTAGCCGACGCACTGCCGAGGCTTCAGAAGAACCTGCCGAGTGACGTAAAGATCGGTGTCATCGTCGATACCTCCGAAAACATTTTGAACACTATCGACAGTTTGACGGAAACCGTTGCGTATGCCTTGCTCTTCGTTGTCATCGTCGTGTTCCTTTTCCTGGGACGCTGGCGTGCAACGCTGATTATCTGTATTACCATTCCGCTTTCGTTGATTGCCTCATTCATTTACCTGGCTATTAGTGGAAATACGATTAATATTATCTCGCTTTCGTCGCTTTCTATCGCTATCGGTATGGTGGTGGATGATGCGATTGTAGTACTTGAGAACGTAACGACCCATATCGAGCGTGGCTCCGATCCGAAACAGGCAGCTGTGCACGGAACAAATGAGGTGGCAATTTCTGTAATCGCTTCTACGCTGACCATGATTGCCGTGTTCTTCCCGTTGACAATGGTAAGCGGTATGTCCGGTGTACTTTTCAAACAGCTGGGTTGGATGATGTGTGCCATCATGTTTATTTCTACGGTCGCCGCACTATCCTTGACTCCGATGCTTTGTTCCCAGTTGCTTCGTTTGCAGAAGAAACCGTCGAAGATGTTCAAGCTCTTCTTTACTCCGATAGAAAAAGTGCTCGACGGACTCGATACCTGGTATGCGAAGATGCTGAACTGGGCTGTACGCCATCGTCCGATTGTCATTGTGGGATGTATTGCTTTCTTCGTTGTCAGTTTGCTGTGTGCAAAGGGCATCGGTACAGAGTTCTTCCCGGCACAAGATAATGCCCGTATTGCCGTACAGTTGGAACTTCCGATCGGTACACGAAAAGAGATAGCGCAAGAATTGTCACAGAAGCTGACCAACCAATGGCTGACGAAGTATAAAGACATCATGAAAGTCTGCAACTACACCGTTGGTCAGGCTGACTCCGATAATACTTGGGCGTCCATGCAGGACAACGGTTCGCATATTATCTCGTTCAACATCAGTTTGGTAGACCCGGGTGATCGTGACATCACTTTGGAAGCAGTTTGTGATGAGATGCGTGAAGATTTGAAAGCCTATCCGGAATTTAGTAAAGCACAGGTAATCCTTGGCGGTAGTAACACGGGTATGTCCGCACAGGCAAGTGCCGACTTTGAGGTTTACGGATACGATATGACAGTAACCGATAGCGTAGCAGCCCGTCTGAAACGTGAATTGTTGAAAGTAAAAGGCGTGACCGAGGTAAACATCAGCCGTAGTGACTACCAGCCGGAATATCAGGTAGACTTCGACCGTGAAAAACTGGCGATGCATGGTTTGAATCTTTCAACTGCCGGTAACTATCTGCGCAACCGTGTCAATGGTGCAGTAGCCTCTAAATATCGTGAAGACGGAGATGAGTACGATATCAAAGTGCGTTACGCGCCCGAATTCCGTACAAGTCTGGAAAGTCTCGAAAACATCCTCATTTACAATGCACAAGGACAACCCGTTCGTGTGAAAGATGTAGGAAAGGTAGTCGAACGTTTTGCGCCTCCAACCATCGAACGTAAAGACCGTGAACGTATCGTGACCGTTTCCGCGGTAATCTCCGGTGCTCCGCTGGGCGACGTAGTGGCTGCCGGTAATAAAGTGATAGATAAGATGGATCTTCCGGGAGATGTCACCATTCAGATTTCCGGTTCGTACGAAGACCAGCAGGACTCGTTCCGTGATTTGGGAACACTTGCCATCCTGATTGTTGTGCTCGTATTTATCGTAATGGCAGCGCAGTTCGAGTCACTGACCTATCCGTTCATTATCATGTTCTCCCTGCCGTTTGCGTTTAGCGGCGTCTTGATGGCACTATTCTTTACGAACAGTACATTGAGTGTCATGAGTTTATTGGGAGGTATCATGTTGATTGGTATTGTAGTGAAGAACGGTATTGTGCTTATCGACTACATCACCCTTTGTCGAGAACGTGGATTGGCTGTTTTGAACTCTGTGGTAACAGCCGGTAAGAGCCGTCTCCGTCCGGTATTGATGACCACTGCCACTACCGTTCTTGGTATGATTCCGATGGCTATCGGTGGCGGTCAGGGTTCTGAAATGTGGAGCCCGATGGCGATTGCCGTAATCGGTGGTTTGACGATCTCTACGGTTTTGACATTGATTCTGATCCCTACTTTGTATTGCGTATTTGCAGGAACAGGTATCAAGAACCGTCGTCGTAAACTTCGTCGTCAACGTGAATTGGATGTTTACTTCCAGGCGAATAAAGACAACATTATTAAGAAATAA
- a CDS encoding efflux RND transporter periplasmic adaptor subunit — protein sequence MKRSIQLVALLLTVFMGSCTGGKDKAATGHVDAKPIVKLADVKARPVDQIQDYTATVEAEVKNNIAPSSPVRIDRIFVEVGDRVSKGQKLVQMDAANLKQTKLQLDNQEIEFNRIDELYKVGGASKSEWDASKMQLDVKKTAYKNLLENTSLQSPINGVVTARNYDNGDMYSGGEPVLVVEQITPVKLLINVSETYFTKVKKGTPVDVKLDVYGDEVFTGTINLIYPTIDATTRTFQVEIRLDNKDRRVRPGMFARATLNFGTAENVVVPDLAIVKQAGSGDRYVFVYKDGKVSYNKVELGRRMGTEYELKSGVPDNSQVVVAGQSRLVNGMEVEVEASSRPSSK from the coding sequence ATGAAAAGAAGTATCCAATTGGTAGCCCTGCTGTTAACTGTGTTTATGGGCTCATGTACAGGTGGAAAAGACAAAGCGGCTACGGGACACGTGGACGCGAAGCCCATTGTGAAGCTGGCAGACGTAAAAGCCCGTCCCGTAGATCAAATACAAGATTACACAGCGACGGTGGAAGCCGAAGTAAAGAATAATATAGCACCTTCGTCTCCCGTACGTATCGACCGGATTTTTGTGGAAGTGGGCGACCGCGTATCCAAAGGCCAGAAACTTGTGCAGATGGATGCAGCCAACCTGAAACAGACAAAGCTGCAACTAGATAATCAGGAAATAGAATTCAACCGTATCGACGAATTATATAAAGTGGGCGGTGCGTCCAAATCAGAGTGGGATGCTTCGAAGATGCAACTCGATGTGAAGAAAACTGCTTATAAGAATCTGCTGGAGAATACCTCTTTGCAAAGCCCTATCAATGGTGTAGTCACTGCACGCAACTATGATAATGGCGATATGTACAGCGGTGGAGAACCGGTACTTGTAGTGGAACAGATCACTCCCGTAAAACTCCTGATTAACGTGTCCGAAACTTACTTCACGAAAGTGAAGAAAGGTACTCCTGTCGACGTGAAACTCGATGTATATGGAGATGAAGTATTTACAGGAACCATCAACCTGATTTATCCTACCATAGATGCCACTACCCGTACATTCCAGGTAGAGATCAGACTGGATAATAAAGACCGGCGCGTGCGTCCGGGAATGTTTGCCCGCGCGACATTGAACTTCGGTACGGCAGAAAACGTAGTTGTTCCCGATTTGGCAATCGTTAAGCAGGCAGGTTCCGGCGACCGTTATGTATTCGTTTATAAAGACGGTAAAGTATCTTATAATAAGGTCGAACTGGGTAGACGCATGGGTACGGAGTATGAGTTGAAATCCGGTGTACCGGATAACTCACAGGTGGTAGTTGCCGGACAGTCACGTTTGGTGAACGGTATGGAAGTAGAGGTGGAAGCCTCTTCCCGGCCTTCTTCCAAATAA